A genomic region of Papaver somniferum cultivar HN1 chromosome 7, ASM357369v1, whole genome shotgun sequence contains the following coding sequences:
- the LOC113293920 gene encoding uncharacterized protein LOC113293920: MEATTPTTITSLNDGGEVGKIVTLNENDADVHAIMAQTLQKYVIIETNYNNNRYLHLRTENPAVADALRFDGDYSYDLDTRFEVVPATKGTGLVHIRSLQNYKYWVNLDETKNNFVTATAVKPEENQADKQCTLFQPVFLKADSNGILRLRHVSTGAYVAFFLGTGNSYGLLCLSHYHDAAGTYNVCTVLDWDSIAVLPDLIRIKGVKSGNHLKAFEDGYMDYNNKADNSSLFDFEVSPSRGGGIRLKSARFGKYWMDMDRSDWVLLMQDTSTDFHDFEDYNKENCLATLNTYPDDWSYMEIEEPVISRKIENVRYHLNDARIYNEQTIALVSDELSNKTPNSLTSELNLKTTVSNTTNWSTSVSLSVGVKMSVTFGVPFIKSGSGEIEISGDVTKSSEWGETETKSLEVGSVKTVNVPSMTRVKANLMATRISYGIPFSYTQHDLLENGSTKVTDKNDGFFTGHNGYGYTYEVVQLPLE, from the exons atggaagcaacaactCCTACCACCATTACTTCTCTTAATGATGGAGGAGAAGTAGGAAAAATTGTTACTTTGAATGAGAATGATGCGGATGTTCATGCCATCATGGCACAGACACTCCAGAAGTATGTGATTATCGAAACAAACTATAACAACAATAGATACTTGCACTTGCGCACAGAAAATCCAGCGGTAGCTGATGCTCTCCGGTTTGACGGAGATTACAGTTATGACCTCGACACGAGGTTTGAGGTGGTACCAGCTACCAAGGGAACTGGACTCGTCCATATACGGTCCTTGCAGAATTATAAGTACTGGGTAAATTTGGATGAGACCAAGAACAACTTTGTCACTGCCACGGCCGTCAAACCCGAGGAGAATCAGGCTGACAAACAATGCACGCTCTTCCAACCTGTTTTCTTGAAAGCAGATAGTAACGGCATCCTTAGGCTTCGTCATGTCAGCACCGGTGCATACGTTGCGTTCTTTCTGGGTACCGGCAATTCTTACGGCTTGTTGTGTTTATCGCATTATCACGATGCTGCTGGGACATATAATGTGTGCACCGTCCTTGACTGGGACTCTATCGCTGTGTTGCCCGACCTTATAAGGATCAAGGGCGTAAAAAGCGGAAACCACCTTAAGGCATTTGAAGACGGGTATATGGACTACAATAACAAAGCTGACAATTCCTCATTGTTTGACTTTGAAGTGTCTCCAAGTCGCGGCGGAGGCATCCGCCTGAAGAGTGCTCGCTTTGGAAAGTATTGGATGGATATGGATCGTAGTGATTGGGTATTGTTAATGCAGGACACCTCCACAGACTTCCATGACTTTGAGGACT ATAACAAGGAGAACTGCCTCGCCACGCTTAATACCTATCCCGACGATTGGAGTTACATGGAGATTGAGGAGCCAGTTATATCAAGGAAGATCGAAAACGTCAGATATCACCTCAATGATGCAAGGATTTACAACGAGCAGACAATTGCACTTGTCAGTGATGAATTGAGCAACAAAACTCCAAATTCCTTAACGTCGGAATTAAATCTCAAGACTACGGTTTCCAATACAACCAATTGGAGTACAAGTGTCTCGCTGTCGGTGGGAGTCAAGATGAGTGTAACCTTTGGTGTCCCATTCATTAAATCGGGTTCAGGTGAGATTGAGATTTCAGGTGATGTTACCAAATCTTCCGAGTGGGGGGAAACGGAGACCAAAAGCCTTGAAGTGGGGTCCGTGAAAACTGTCAATGTGCCATCTATGACTAGGGTAAAGGCAAATCTGATGGCAACACGGATTTCGTACGGCATACCTTTCTCGTACACTCAGCATGACCTTTTGGAAAATGGAAGTACAAAAGTTACTGATAAGAACGATGGCTTTTTTACCGGCCACAATGGTTACGGCTATACGTACGAGGTTGTCCAGCTTCCTCTCGAGTAA